The Toxorhynchites rutilus septentrionalis strain SRP chromosome 3, ASM2978413v1, whole genome shotgun sequence genome includes a region encoding these proteins:
- the LOC129773059 gene encoding uncharacterized protein LOC129773059, giving the protein MKSFGFAVILSLNVALGFAKIAPVLKVCSRSDPALAQCIADAMHKIRPNIASGNFGDNRTTLPLDPLHVGRVDIDRGSSFRANLRNININGVSGFVIRKIQDDVPKKMFSIDAIIPSILVRGKYDLNMYILLLRIVGNGPFNLTLDDTLMNLKVKYFLQPKDGRNFLKFHPVGLNLKFNQARFYLNNLFNGDLGLERIGNQAINANPHLLLDQVKPALMDKLVLSLTEISNAVVAGGEEDEILPP; this is encoded by the exons ATGAAGTCGTTTGGATTTGCTGTGATTCTATCGCTGAATGTGGCCCTGGGATTCGCTAAGATTG CTCCAGTGCTTAAGGTTTGCAGTCGGAGCGACCCGGCATTGGCGCAATGTATCGCCGATGCAATGCACAAAATCCGGCCCAACATCGCTTCCGGTAATTTTGGTGATAACCGAACAACTCTCCCGTTGGATCCGCTGCATGTCGGCCGAGTCGATATTGACCGTGGGTCAAGCTTCAGAGCTAATTTGAGAAATATTAACATCAACGGTGTCAGTGGTTTTGTGATTCGTAAAATCCA GGACGATGTGCCGAAAAAAATGTTCAGTATCGACGCAATAATACCATCAATATTAGTGAGAGGTAAATATGATCTGAACATGTATATCCTGCTTCTGAGAATTGTCGGGAATGGACCTTTTAATTTGACATTAG ATGATACCTTGATGAATCTGAAGGTGAAATACTTCCTACAGCCGAAGGATGGaagaaatttcttgaaattccATCCGGTTGGTTTGAATCTCAAGTTTAACCAAGCACGCTTTTATCTGAATAACTTGTTCAACGGAGATCTTGGTCTGGAGCGAATCGGGAACCAGGCCATTAACGCAAACCCTCACCTTTTGTTGGACCAGGTGAAGCCGGCGCTGATGGATAAGTTAGTTCTGTCATTGACGGAGATTTCCAACGCAGTCGTTGCGGGAGGCGAGGAGGACGAAATACTTCCGCCGTAA